The Syngnathus acus chromosome 2, fSynAcu1.2, whole genome shotgun sequence genomic interval CCTCCATCTTCTCCAAAGGGACAGAGAGGTCATAAGAGAACATTCTGCTCCAATATCCCTTTCCTGCTCAAACCATGGTTTCAACGGACCACTAAGGCGCTGCTGTTGCATCAGCTTGCACGATGGCACAGGTCACGGCTAAAGAGCTTTCAATTAACAGGATGACTGTTTCTTAACCACTGTAGCGCGATGGCTCAATTTTCACTCACCTATTAATTCGAATGTGGTCGCTCCCCAAAAAACAGAGGAAAAGAGACGGCACACGTGAGATTCGGTGACAATACTGCGTAGCAAACAATTGGTCGCTTCCGCTTCCAAGCGTGCGGACTTGATAGAGGAGAGGTAAGCATCAGGGCCCTCGCTGATTGGCTGCGGTGAGGGCGTCGCGTCTGCTCCACGAATCAGGAGCGTCTTTCGACAGCGGATTGGCGCACGCAGTcaccgccccgccccgccccgcccgccCCCTGTTTCTGACGTTTTACGACACTCCCGCAGTCCGCGCAGCGccaccgcccccccccccccccctttcccgtTTGTTGACACAACGCAACGGACATGTGGGAAAATCTACTGACGTTTACAATGACTAGCGATGCACGCGGGCTAGAAAGAAGGCCACTCTAAAAAAGGATCAACGCACTTTCCCTTCAGTTAAAAACTGACTGCCAGCCACGACTGGAGACACTTTCTAAAAAGTATGCGTCTAAACACATGAATTAGGCAGGCATTCCGGTTGtacttgttttcttcttttttttaccccgttttgttgttgtataaATATGACACAAAACCTTGGTGACATTTGACACCAGggtcatatttttgtttgaaccACATGTGCATTTCATTTGGTCTTGTGAAAACGTGTCAGTTCAATGCGTCAGTAATACGTTGCTGTTCTCTGACAAGAAACTGAGGGAGGGATCGTGGGAAGGACGTCACTTGTCGAAGACAGGTGTTTCTGAAAATCTCAAGTCAAAACATATGTTCTACACTACTGACTGGCTCCATGATGATTTGGAGTTGGCGACATTTCTTCACCACTAAAATATGTAACGCCTCCTTTACACACAGCCGATTTGAATGATTTCCCACATGTAGGAATGTCACACGCGCATCTCTTCTGTCTTGCagatttggaaagaaatgaagTGATAGTTTCTGAAGTAAACAAAGCAGAGTAACAAATCTGTTTTATTGAGAAAGCGAGCAGccgtttgtaaaaaaaaaaggaaggaaagaaaagcacGATAAGAAGTCACCAAAAGTCGAAATGAGCGTTTCCACTGTGAGGCTTTTGGTCGAGGTCTTCAGAACCTTCCTGAGCGTTCTCTGTCTCTCGACCGCCGTCTTTCACGGTCCCGCCGCCGATCCTTCGAACGGGAGCGTCTGTCCCGGGAACGCGAGCGTTGCCTATCGGCAGAGAAAAAGCCAATCAAGTAGTACAAGTAGCGAATCAAAGTAAGTGATGCGTCCCGACCTTTTTCTACGACGTCCGTACAACTCTCGCCGAAGTTCCCTCGATATAGGTTTCAGGTGCATGAAGTTGCAGAAGCCACCTCGGGTGCACTCTCTGGAAAACAGTTTGTAGGTCTGATCAAAGCGCATGCTACTGTCAagtgacatttgcaaagaaGCATTTTCAAAGGGAATCACTCGTCTTTATTGATAATCACCATGGTAGCAGGAGAATGAATAACGTCGTCGCCAAAATCATTCATGAGGAAGGAGGCCATTTGCAGTACATCTGATCGGGAGATGCTTCAGTGCGCAGCGAAAGGACCCAAAACacttaaagggaaaaaaggtcTTCGAAGCCAGACGGAGAATTTGTACTTgtgctgtttattttcttcatcggttttttgtttgtttgtttttttccagccgGCATGTGACATCGGCACCTTCAAATCAAACTTTTCAGACACATCTGACTGGAACGCATGACATGCGCTACGTAAAGACTTGATCACGTGTTGTCCACTTGATGGCACAAGCGAGCTGCTGTCAACCAACCGGATGCATCACTCGAATGCAATGGCCCACAAATCTAGATTTGCTCAAGAATGTCATCTTACATTTTGACCGTTTTGAAATGATACGGTCGAGTTTTCGGCTCATCATCCCGACTGCGGTTCCTCACCCCATTTCGTATTGGCGGCAGCAAGCTTCCCTGAAGTCAGTGACAGGGGAGAGCTCAGCGTGGACGGGCTGGGCGTTGAACCAGCGGTTGTTCAAGTCCAGGACAGCTTTTTCCGCATCCTCTTCGCGACGGAACTGCACGCAAAAAATGTGGGAAGAAGGTGCCGCTTCTTGACGTCAACAATTTAGTACCTTGACGTAGACGTTGCCAACAAGATGGTCGCCCAAGTTGTCGCAAATGTTCATCTCTTCTACTTCCCCGTACTTTTCCTCCATCTCCGTGAAGACCTCCTGCGTAAAAGCAAGTCCAGTTGAAACCGTTCAACGCCACTTTTCAAGGTCAAATTGCAGCGTGACTTTGATTTGGGATTCTTGGGAGATGGACAGATCTGCTGCGAAAGCACAGCAGTGGAACAAAAGTTAGAGTACAACATTACAAGCTCCAGTTTGATATCGCTTGAAAATTCAAGTTAAAGACTGCTGCAGGTCTTAAGCACTTGCGGACAAAAGGGaaggatacaaaaaaaatgactcacCTCAAAGAACTCGTCATAGTGCTCCTGCATTTCCACATCACTGACGGCGCCTGAGGTGACAAGACGACATCGTCAAAAAAACTCAACTTGGGACATTTAGCATGAAGTgcagcgtgtgcgtgtgcgcgtttAACATTTAGGAAAACTACAACTTGGCCCGGCTGGCTTCCTCCGGGCAGGACAACGATTTCATTACGTGCACAACGTCACGGTCAAATTCTTGATGCTCTAgctacaaacacaaaatggggTCAGCGACCGACCCGCTTCTGCCGATCGGACATTGTGTGCTCAGTGACGGATGGGCGCAAAGCCCATAGGCTCAAACAGATATGCCTTCACACGTGGAGCCTGGATGTTTGATTAGCGTTGCAGTCAAGGTTAATCCAAGGTGAGTTGGCCAGTGGTGGGCCGCTTAAGAGGAATTCAGCCTCAAATCAGTTCATAAGCCAAATCAAAACCCCaagatgttgtttttgttgttgtttttttgcatggggggggggggggggggggggggggctcctgGGGACGAAGAAGAACTTACAGTACAAACCATCAGCAGACTTGGGCACAGTTTTCAAGGTTATGAAGGTAAATGTTCAAGGGGGGAAATGTTCTGAAATACAAAACGCAAACTTCTGTGACAAAGAGCAAGGAAAAACGTGGAGCTGGGGAGGGAAAACATGTGATTAGAATCCACAGGAATGGCATCTTGGTCATCTTTGAGGGCTCAAAAAGAGCATTGAATGGCGCAAGTTTGAAAGCGCCTCGTGTCAcagcatggaaaaacacattaGACTTGCCTTTTCTCCTGAGTCGAGGTCAGGTTTCTAATCAGAATGCTGATAAAGAGAAACTTTTCACCAATCAGATGGTGTGGGGTGGACATGAATTTCgatgatgcaaaaaaatccaacacctGAGTCACGAGTCAGGTTGACTGTGTATTATCAGCGTTAGTCGAGTctgtggcgggcgggcgggcgttgCGCCAAGACCTGACGTATTGCCGTTTATGCCCTCATGTGTTACGCAACATGCAGCTGTTTCGCAAAGTGCCATACGTACGGCCGAGCCGCAAGCGACACCTCACGTGTAGCCTTAATAAATCACAGGGAGTGTCGGTGGggagggcagggcagggcagggcagggcagggcagggcagggcagggcagggcagggggTACTTACAGCGCGACGCGTCGGCCGTCTGTGCGCTGTTCTGAGGGTTCCGGTAGATGTTTTGTATCAAAATAGTCTGCAGTGCGGCCgattcaaacaaaaagcaattaaaaagaaaaacaaatgagcaCTGTTGTAGCAGCAATTGTTCAGCAACATCATCCTCACCTGGCTGAAAGTGGGTTTGTTGTGCAATCTCGAGCAGCGGTCTCCATGTCTGCAAGCTCCAATTTTAAAATAGAAGGAACAATTGACCCtggaaagaaagaatgaaGGACTCAAATGAGCATACTAGGGCTGAAAGTGTTGCGATTTTTCTGACAGCTATTTGAATTCAATTTCCTCGAAATGAAGTTTCAGCGCACTCTTCACATTGCCTCTTCGTACATGGCGCGCTTTGATGCTTTTCATCAGACATTCAAAGCACTTCAGCCTTGCTTCCGGTCTACTTTCTTGGTTAAGTGTAAATAATGAGACTCAAAACATGTAACCGTATTGTTTCGAATAAAATATCTGGGGCAGTGTAACTTGGGAAAGTTAAAATGGTGCTTTCGTTTTTTTCTTGGATTCTTTAA includes:
- the LOC119119749 gene encoding splicing factor U2AF 35 kDa subunit-like, with the translated sequence MAEYLASIFGTEKDKVNCSFYFKIGACRHGDRCSRLHNKPTFSQTILIQNIYRNPQNSAQTADASRCAVSDVEMQEHYDEFFEEVFTEMEEKYGEVEEMNICDNLGDHLVGNVYVKFRREEDAEKAVLDLNNRWFNAQPVHAELSPVTDFREACCRQYEMGECTRGGFCNFMHLKPISRELRRELYGRRRKRQRSRSRDRRSRSKDRRRDRERRRSRDRERSGRF